A window of Longispora fulva contains these coding sequences:
- a CDS encoding HK97 family phage prohead protease: protein MTVQTRATGYPLGAVEYRTISYTGVELRSTPNGTGGEALTFSGYACVTNTLYEMADWLGSYNEQVLSGAFRQTLADNADVAFLVNHGGLTLARTKSGTLTLAEDSTGLAVEAPLDPASPIVAGLRSAMERGDVDEMSFAFRVTGQSWSPDYSQRDITAVDLHKGDVSAVNYGANPATAGASLRGTQAVDRLSAAERRELFDRLNLEFGAENFPKVPDCPGGLPAAVVDAYRQFHTPPRLTSQRR, encoded by the coding sequence GTGACCGTCCAGACCCGCGCGACCGGCTACCCACTCGGGGCCGTCGAGTACCGAACGATCAGCTACACGGGCGTAGAACTCCGCTCAACCCCCAACGGCACCGGCGGAGAGGCCCTGACTTTCTCGGGCTACGCCTGCGTCACGAACACGCTCTACGAAATGGCGGACTGGCTCGGCTCCTACAACGAACAGGTGTTGTCCGGGGCGTTCCGTCAGACCCTGGCGGACAACGCCGATGTGGCGTTCTTGGTCAACCACGGCGGGCTCACGCTCGCGCGGACCAAGAGCGGCACACTCACCCTCGCGGAGGACTCCACCGGCCTTGCCGTCGAGGCCCCGCTAGACCCCGCGTCCCCGATCGTTGCGGGCCTGCGCTCCGCGATGGAGCGGGGAGACGTCGATGAAATGAGCTTCGCGTTCAGGGTCACTGGGCAGTCCTGGTCACCCGACTACAGCCAGCGCGACATCACAGCCGTAGACCTCCACAAGGGAGACGTGAGCGCCGTCAACTACGGCGCGAACCCGGCAACCGCTGGCGCGAGCCTTCGCGGTACCCAGGCCGTCGACCGGCTCAGCGCGGCCGAGCGGCGCGAACTCTTCGACCGGCTGAACCTCGAGTTCGGCGCGGAGAACTTCCCGAAGGTGCCCGACTGCCCCGGCGGGCTTCCCGCCGCCGTGGTCGACGCGTACCGCCAGTTCCACACTCCGCCGCGTCTGACCTCTCAGCGTCGCTGA
- a CDS encoding phage portal protein, whose product MSILRRALSKRALSPSGSGDPWAIPSNGSLNTLSNAGVTVTEETALSLLVVMACVRIISEAVAGLPLDAVRMRGKIREQLDPAPRIISDPFGGANDLRYPSRRTGLAQLMVSLLLRGNAFAAVIERDAVGRPSMLRVLHPDRVRVTVTGGQKEFTVDRVPVDPFDMLHMVGMSTPGADVGLSVISYARQAIGLGLAAEEYGSRFFGSGAHLSGIVQVPGDLDNERARQLKERFTASHTGLRNAHTVGVLTGGASWTPISVSPEDAQFLATREAQNLDIAMLYGIPPHMLGRVDRTTSWGAGIEQQALGFSRFTLESWTGRIEDAWSALLPKPQVARFNLAGLLRTDTPSRFGVYTAARTAGVLTTNEIRALENYPPIAGGDDITMPLNSATTGKDESAVAPGPDGPSASSDQNGNNGPPEEGPTP is encoded by the coding sequence GTGAGCATCCTCCGCCGCGCGCTGAGCAAGCGCGCGTTGTCCCCTTCCGGCTCCGGTGACCCGTGGGCGATTCCCAGCAACGGCAGCCTCAACACGCTGTCCAACGCGGGCGTGACCGTGACCGAGGAAACCGCCCTGTCCCTCCTGGTCGTCATGGCGTGCGTGCGGATCATCTCCGAAGCCGTCGCCGGTCTGCCCCTCGACGCGGTACGGATGCGCGGGAAGATCCGCGAACAGCTCGACCCCGCCCCGCGCATCATCTCCGACCCTTTCGGGGGCGCGAACGATCTTCGCTACCCCTCGCGGCGTACCGGCCTGGCTCAGCTCATGGTGTCGCTGCTCCTACGGGGCAACGCGTTTGCTGCGGTCATCGAACGCGACGCGGTAGGCCGACCGTCCATGCTGCGAGTCCTGCACCCCGACCGCGTACGGGTCACCGTGACCGGCGGACAGAAGGAATTCACCGTTGACCGCGTGCCAGTCGACCCGTTCGACATGTTGCACATGGTCGGCATGTCAACCCCAGGCGCGGACGTTGGCCTGTCCGTCATCTCCTACGCCCGACAGGCAATCGGACTCGGCTTGGCTGCCGAAGAGTACGGCTCCCGCTTCTTCGGCTCCGGCGCTCACCTGTCCGGCATCGTGCAGGTACCCGGAGACCTCGACAACGAACGCGCGCGGCAACTCAAAGAGCGGTTCACCGCGTCTCACACGGGACTCCGCAACGCCCACACGGTCGGCGTGCTGACCGGGGGCGCGTCCTGGACCCCGATCAGCGTCAGCCCTGAAGACGCCCAGTTCCTGGCAACCCGCGAAGCCCAAAACCTTGATATCGCGATGCTCTACGGCATCCCGCCGCACATGCTCGGGCGCGTCGACCGCACCACCTCATGGGGTGCCGGCATCGAGCAACAGGCCCTTGGATTCTCCCGCTTCACCCTCGAAAGCTGGACAGGCCGGATCGAAGACGCGTGGTCAGCGTTGCTCCCCAAGCCCCAGGTAGCCCGCTTCAACCTCGCGGGCCTTCTGCGGACGGACACCCCCAGCCGCTTCGGGGTCTACACGGCCGCGCGTACCGCCGGAGTGTTGACGACCAACGAGATTCGCGCACTGGAGAACTACCCACCGATTGCCGGCGGAGACGACATCACCATGCCGTTGAACAGCGCCACTACGGGCAAAGACGAATCCGCGGTGGCCCCTGGCCCTGATGGGCCGTCCGCGTCCAGTGACCAGAACGGCAACAACGGACCACCCGAGGAGGGACCAACCCCGTGA